The following are encoded together in the Pseudodesulfovibrio indicus genome:
- a CDS encoding YdbL family protein: protein MRNKTTLILIVTLAVTLFATSALAQSLKDRMIARKPAVAALLADGAVGENNQGYLEFRGAKKQADVVAAENQDRATVYQAIARKTGTTPDLVGQRRAAQIAETAPSGTWLQKPDGGWYRK from the coding sequence ATGCGCAATAAGACCACCCTCATCCTCATCGTCACCCTGGCCGTGACCCTGTTCGCGACCTCGGCACTGGCCCAGTCCCTCAAGGACCGCATGATCGCCCGCAAGCCCGCCGTGGCCGCCCTGCTGGCCGACGGCGCCGTGGGCGAGAACAACCAGGGATACCTGGAATTCCGGGGCGCCAAGAAGCAGGCCGACGTGGTGGCCGCCGAGAACCAGGACCGGGCCACGGTCTACCAGGCCATCGCCCGGAAGACCGGCACCACCCCGGACCTGGTGGGCCAGCGCCGCGCGGCCCAGATCGCGGAAACCGCCCCCTCCGGCACCTGGCTCCAGAAGCCCGACGGCGGCTGGTACCGAAAGTAA
- a CDS encoding BON domain-containing protein, producing the protein MHRLSFPILMLLLLGLAFSAGGCTVYDVAREERTVGDYATDEKIAFIIEKDFLADDLVKYLDFDASSYEGLVYITGEYESRAQVDRAVEIAKSVEGVRSVTTYLLPKKENDTCGTTDNLKLYAAVKNALVGDMDIKSTNIEIKTVQCNVVLLGIVGSEAERARTVAHAKAVKGARSVKSFLRVKR; encoded by the coding sequence ATGCACCGTTTATCCTTTCCGATCCTGATGCTCCTTTTGCTGGGCCTGGCTTTTTCCGCAGGCGGCTGCACGGTCTACGACGTGGCCAGGGAAGAGCGCACCGTGGGCGACTACGCCACCGACGAAAAGATCGCCTTCATCATCGAGAAGGACTTCCTGGCGGACGATCTCGTCAAGTATCTCGACTTCGACGCCTCCAGCTACGAGGGGCTGGTCTACATCACCGGCGAGTACGAGTCCCGCGCCCAGGTGGACCGCGCCGTGGAGATCGCCAAGTCGGTCGAGGGCGTGCGCTCGGTGACCACCTACCTGCTGCCCAAAAAGGAAAACGACACCTGCGGCACCACGGACAACCTCAAGCTGTACGCCGCGGTCAAGAACGCGCTGGTGGGAGACATGGACATCAAGTCCACCAACATCGAGATCAAGACCGTGCAGTGCAACGTGGTCCTGCTCGGCATCGTCGGTTCCGAGGCCGAACGCGCCAGGACGGTAGCCCACGCCAAGGCCGTCAAGGGCGCGCGCTCGGTGAAGTCCTTCCTGCGGGTCAAGCGGTAG
- a CDS encoding pseudouridine synthase, whose protein sequence is MPEAQTVVVTRAESGQKLLQFLERRLTGEVPRSAIQKWIRTGQVRVDKGRKKPFDRLAEGQAVRIPPYTPGEDRSVPLGLGEQPGRLVIAFEDDELLAVAKPAGLAAHGGDGVDDSVTARLKAKYAGADFMPTLAHRLDRDTSGLLLAAKSYEALRRLNDLFASGGVGKVYVAWVDGRWSEPDGALLRDTMEKSGAPGREKVRTGSGKDALARVTSLVREKDRTLLGVRLLTGRTHQIRVQLASRGNPVVGDRKYGDNKSRGSMRLHCYAMQADGRTLNLKPAWTGKWAPDEDALRAALALLFD, encoded by the coding sequence ATGCCTGAAGCTCAAACCGTTGTCGTGACCAGGGCCGAGTCCGGCCAGAAGCTGTTGCAGTTTCTGGAGCGGCGGCTCACGGGCGAGGTGCCCAGATCAGCCATCCAGAAATGGATCCGCACCGGCCAGGTGCGCGTGGACAAGGGCCGCAAGAAGCCTTTCGACCGGCTGGCCGAGGGACAGGCCGTGCGCATCCCGCCGTACACGCCGGGCGAGGACAGGTCCGTCCCGCTCGGCCTGGGCGAGCAGCCGGGCAGGCTGGTCATCGCCTTCGAGGACGACGAGCTGCTGGCCGTGGCCAAGCCCGCCGGGCTGGCGGCCCACGGCGGCGACGGCGTGGACGATTCGGTGACGGCTCGGCTGAAGGCGAAGTACGCGGGCGCGGACTTCATGCCCACCCTGGCGCACCGGCTGGACCGCGACACCTCCGGGCTGCTGCTGGCGGCCAAGAGCTACGAGGCGCTGCGCAGGCTGAACGACCTGTTCGCGTCGGGCGGGGTGGGCAAGGTCTATGTGGCGTGGGTGGACGGGCGGTGGTCGGAGCCGGACGGCGCGCTGCTCCGGGACACCATGGAGAAATCGGGCGCGCCGGGCCGGGAAAAGGTCCGCACCGGGTCGGGCAAGGACGCCCTGGCGCGGGTCACGTCACTGGTTCGGGAAAAGGACCGGACGCTGCTGGGCGTGCGGCTGCTCACCGGGCGCACGCACCAGATCCGGGTGCAGCTCGCCTCGCGCGGCAACCCGGTGGTGGGCGACCGCAAGTACGGGGACAACAAGTCGCGCGGCTCCATGCGGCTGCACTGCTACGCCATGCAGGCGGACGGCAGGACGTTGAACCTCAAGCCCGCCTGGACCGGCAAGTGGGCACCGGACGAGGACGCCCTGCGCGCGGCCCTGGCCCTGCTCTTCGACTGA